One stretch of Diabrotica undecimpunctata isolate CICGRU chromosome 5, icDiaUnde3, whole genome shotgun sequence DNA includes these proteins:
- the LOC140442461 gene encoding protein immune deficiency-like, whose amino-acid sequence MSSSEEKHQDDITTDALPNPRHGPKDKKIEEEITYTVDLEDDNPEYQEVRKNNFTSFNTRTKRNNGGKKFSPSTASATVINISHSKDIHVGNKNTYNFSGNEKNKKTDIPETSAIRSLKASTQSLSRDDLQFAATHMDSEWKDVARACDIGEGQISQFIADHQVYGIKEVIYQVLLDWFQNDPKSGTVGIISLLIVD is encoded by the coding sequence ATGTCCAGTTCAGAAGAAAAACATCAAGATGACATTACAACTGATGCTTTGCCAAATCCTAGACATGGTCCGAAAGATAAGAAAATAGAGGAGGAAATTACTTACACGGTAGATCTAGAGGATGATAATCCTGAATATCAAGAAGTTCGTAAAAATAATTTCACTAGTTTTAATACAAGAACGAAAAGAAATAACGGAGGAAAAAAATTTAGTCCATCAACAGCTTCAGCTACAGTAATAAACATATCACACTCGAAAGACATACATGTAGGAAACAAAAATACATACAATTTCAGTGggaatgaaaaaaataaaaagactgaCATCCCTGAGACTTCTGCCATTAGATCTTTGAAGGCTAGTACACAATCTTTATCAAGAGATGATTTACAGTTTGCTGCCACTCATATGGACTCTGAatggaaagatgtagcaagagcTTGTGATATTGGAGAAGGGCAAATTTCTCAATTTATAGCAGATCATCAAGTATATGgtattaaagaagttatatatCAAGTATTGCTGGATTGGTTTCAGAATGATCCTAAATCAGGAACAGTTGGTATAATTAGTCTACTAATCGTAGActaa